The genomic window ATAGAAACTTGATGAAGGAATAAACCGTGTATCATCAATGTTATTGGTATTATAAGCGTAGTTTACTCTCGAGGTAACCTCCCAATCTTTATTGGTTAGCAATACTGCATTTAAAGCGGCATCAACCCCTTTGCCTGTCATTGTGGTTGAGTTTCTGCTAAGGTTAGTTACACCATAAGTTCCGTTGATAGGAAATTCGTATACCAAATCTTTCCCATTTTTACGATACACATCTACCGAACCAGATAACCTGTTATTTAAAAAACCGAAATCTAAAGCTAGGTTGCTTACATAGGTTTTCTCCCATCTTAATTCTGGATTTGCCGGTGCAATAATACTTGCACTTGGCAAACCAGTAACCAAATCAGCAGGACTTACCGAAATCCATGTAAATGGATACATGGTGGTAGAAATATTCCCATTAACACCATAAGTAGCACGTAAACTTAAGTTTGATACCCAACTTACATTTTTAAGGAAGGTTTCTTTATGTGCATCCCATTTAGCACCAAACGAGTATAAAGGCGTTGCTCGGTAACTACGGTCTAAACCAAAGTTGTTATAATCATCGTATCTTACACTTGCAGATAAAGTATATTTTGTTTTGTAAGTATAGGCGGCATTGCTGTAATAAGATAAAAACCTACGTTTTTTGTCTTGCAATGTTGGGTAAGAACCACTTAAAGAAGAGCTATATCCTGCAATTGTAGCATAAGGAGTATTAAAATCTACTGGTCTAGAAAGGCCTGTACCCATGTTGTAGCCGTATAGCGTTCCTGTGGTTTGGCCTGCATTGGTTTCCCTAATTTCGCTACCCGCAATAGCCGTTAGCTGATGGTCTTTACCAAACGTACGATCGTAATTTAATTGCCCTCTAACGGTATAATTGTTGGCCGTAGTGTTTTGTGAATTTAATATACCTGCACCCTTTGGCAAGCCTAAGCTATTTGTTGCATTACCAGTTGTAGGAACTGGCGTATAACCGTTTACAAAATCACGATAGTAAAAGCTTTTTTCGTTGTAAAACCTGCGGGCATTGCTAAAACCAAATTCGTTGGCGTAATAGGCATTAGCGGTTAAGCCTTTAAAAACAGGTACACTTAAATTAACGTTAACACTATAATTGTTATCCTTTTGTGTATTATCTGCATTTTCAATCTCATCTATAGCATTATAGCCCCAGTTTAAAAATCCTTTCGGATATAATGTGTTTACCCAACCTTCGTAATATTTTCTAGAATAAGAAACCCTATTCCCATTATCATCAACCAGTTGGTTATAAGGCATAAATGTAGTTGCAGCAGGACTATACAAACTATTTAAACTGGTACCATTATTTTGATATTTCAAAAAAGCTCCTTTAACATTTGTGGATAGCGTTGCTACTTTGAATAACTTGAAAGTATTGTTTAGCGTAACGGTTAGCCTTTTACCATTGTTGCCTATAGCGTAAGGGTTCTCTTCTGCGTAAGAAGCCGAATAAAAATAATTTGAATAATTGTTACCACCACTTACCGAAAAATTATAAGTCTGGTTGTTAGATGGACGTAACAAGTAATCTTCTACCTGTCCTCGGCTATCTATGGCTGCATAACGTGCAATGGCCGCATCATAATCGCTTTGTGTAATAGTGCCTGCCCTTAGCTTAAACGTTAAATCTGTTACCGCGGCAACGGGCTGCCCTAAAGCGGTAGTATTGCTTGGTGCAATAACCAAATTTTTATTCACTAATTCTTGCTCAAATGCGATGGTTTGTGCAGCGCTCATGATAGGCAATTCGCTTAAATTTGGATGATTTGAAACCCCTGCATTTATAGAAAAATTAATTGATGGAGCCTGATTGTTTTTACCTCTTTTAGTGGTAATTACCATTACACCATTGGCAGCTCTTACACCCCATATAGAAGCTGCCGCAGCGTCTTTCAAGAAAGTCACATTTTCAACATCGTCTGGGTTGATGGTAGATATATCGTTTTCGGAAATAGCTCCATCAATAACCACCAACGGGAAGCTTTCTCCTCGTAAAGAGCTTCTACCACGGATAGCCATATTATAATCACTTGATCCTCTGCTTCGTGTACCGCTATTGATGCTCGTCATCGTGTTGCCATAAACAAAACTGTTATCGCCAGAATTTAAGGTTATCTTAACCCCTGGTATCATAGTTTCCAAACGGTAAAGCAAATTAGGAACTGGCACTTTTTCTATCTCTTTTGCGGTAACCACTGTTGCCGCTCCGGTAGCTCTTTCTTTCGATATTTTTTGGTAACCTGTAGCCACCACATTTACTTCCTCTAATTGGTTTAAAGCTGGTTTTAACACAAACCTTAAACTCTTGGTATTGGCATTTATTTTTTGAGATGCTGGTTCGTAGCCAATGTAAAACACGCTTGCTTCGGTAGCACTTGGTGTTACAAACATCGAGAAATCGCCGGTTG from Pedobacter sp. SL55 includes these protein-coding regions:
- a CDS encoding SusC/RagA family TonB-linked outer membrane protein is translated as MKQLSRTLKKGAVLLLMCVSIFVSALAQQTRIPVADALEQIAKKYNAKFAYEHSIVQGKTVLKSDFTNARNLEEALKNALYQNNLLFLYVSEGNYTIVTRDTNKTNVSITIEPGASKTNETYITGKVVDESGNPMPGATVKTNSSNQTYITNSTGDFSMFVTPSATEASVFYIGYEPASQKINANTKSLRFVLKPALNQLEEVNVVATGYQKISKERATGAATVVTAKEIEKVPVPNLLYRLETMIPGVKITLNSGDNSFVYGNTMTSINSGTRSRGSSDYNMAIRGRSSLRGESFPLVVIDGAISENDISTINPDDVENVTFLKDAAAASIWGVRAANGVMVITTKRGKNNQAPSINFSINAGVSNHPNLSELPIMSAAQTIAFEQELVNKNLVIAPSNTTALGQPVAAVTDLTFKLRAGTITQSDYDAAIARYAAIDSRGQVEDYLLRPSNNQTYNFSVSGGNNYSNYFYSASYAEENPYAIGNNGKRLTVTLNNTFKLFKVATLSTNVKGAFLKYQNNGTSLNSLYSPAATTFMPYNQLVDDNGNRVSYSRKYYEGWVNTLYPKGFLNWGYNAIDEIENADNTQKDNNYSVNVNLSVPVFKGLTANAYYANEFGFSNARRFYNEKSFYYRDFVNGYTPVPTTGNATNSLGLPKGAGILNSQNTTANNYTVRGQLNYDRTFGKDHQLTAIAGSEIRETNAGQTTGTLYGYNMGTGLSRPVDFNTPYATIAGYSSSLSGSYPTLQDKKRRFLSYYSNAAYTYKTKYTLSASVRYDDYNNFGLDRSYRATPLYSFGAKWDAHKETFLKNVSWVSNLSLRATYGVNGNISTTMYPFTWISVSPADLVTGLPSASIIAPANPELRWEKTYVSNLALDFGFLNNRLSGSVDVYRKNGKDLVYEFPINGTYGVTNLSRNSTTMTGKGVDAALNAVLLTNKDWEVTSRVNYAYNTNNIDDTRFIPSSSFYANPVYGSLLAGYPSDKVFVYRNAGLDAAGLTLVYDEKGNKLSANQNVTNVAALKYVGRSTPSHFGSFVQSLRYKDFTLMAVASYQFGSVFLKPTVSSYSSSRLGVRYDLHEDVAKRWQKAGDEATTNVPGMAGTFAATSLLRYQQSDVNVLKGDYVRLRELSLSYKIPTEKITSKIKGATFAFNVRNLGLIWTANKEGLDPDVLPNLSSTTLGLPATVSYNFSLNLNF